The proteins below come from a single Bombyx mori chromosome 19, ASM3026992v2 genomic window:
- the LOC101736499 gene encoding dynein light chain Tctex-type 5-A produces MSDIQDKQVRIYQPTYQLNPRKRFNVEKVEKMLNTILDSELAEVEYSEKLIPELCMNLADSIRISVKEENYDRYRIIVSVSIGQRRQQSVHVFHSFLWDPERDGFAAATYENCHLYAYVVVYAVYLD; encoded by the exons ATGTCTGACATTCAGGATAAACAGGTGCGAATATATCAACCCACTTACCAATTAAATCCGAGAAAACGTTTCAATGTCGAAAAAGTCGAAAAGATGCTTAACACAATTTTGGATTCTGAATTAGCAGAAGTTGAATATAGTGAGAAGTTAATTCCCGAACTGTGTATGAATCTGGCTGACAGTATACGGATCTCCGTAAAAGAGGAAAACTATGACAG ATACAGGATCATAGTTTCAGTGAGCATAGGCCAACGTCGTCAACAGAGCGTACACGTGTTCCATTCGTTCCTCTGGGATCCGGAACGTGACGGATTCGCGGCTGCAACTTATGAGAATTGTCATTTATACGCTTACGTCGTTGTTTACGCAGTTTACttagattaa